Below is a window of Shewanella khirikhana DNA.
CGATCGCGCAGGTTGCGGCCACCGGTATGGGGCTTGCGATGGATTTTCACCGGCGGTGGAATATCAATCAGGGCATCGCGATCGTAAGAGGTCACAGGGATGCTGTGCTTGATATAGTCTTCGATGGCCGGCAGGTTGAGGGCATATTCCTCACAGGCAAAGCTTACCGACACGCCTTTTTGACCGGCGCGGCCAGTACGACCGATACGGTGTACATAGTCTTCGCAGTCATCGGGCAGATCGTAGTTGTACACGTGGGACACATCAGAGATGTGCAGACCACGGGCGGCTACGTCGGTGGCCACCAGGATATCGAGCTCACTCTGGGTGAACTGCTCGAGGATCTTCAAACGCTTTTTCTGCGGCACGTCACCGGTCAGCAGGCCCACACGGTGGCCATCGGCCTCCAGGCTCGCCCACAGGTTTTCACACTGATATTTGGTGTTGGCAAACACAATGGCCTTTTCGGGCCAGTCTTCTTCAATCAGTGAGTGCAGCAGCTTGAGTTTGTCTTCCATGGAAGGGTAGAAGATTTCTTCTTTGATATTGCGGGAGGTTTTTTCCTCCGGGGCAATTTCCACCTTCACAGGGTCGTTCATGTGATCGTACGCCAGCTCCTGTACCTTCATCGACAGGGTGGCAGAAAACAGCATGTTCAGACGGTCTTTGGCATCTGGCATACGGCGGAACAGGAAGCGGATATCCTTGATAAAACCGAGATCGAACATGCGGTCGGCTTCATCCAGTACCACAGCCTGGATAGCGCTTAAGTTGATAACGCCCTGACGCACATAGTCGATGATACGGCCGGTGGTACCAATCAGTACGTCCACGCCTTTATCCAGTACTTTACGCTGGGTCTCGTAGCCTTCACCGCCGTAAACAATACCCACCTTGAGGCCGCTGTGCTTGGACAGCAGGGTCGCATCTTTGGCAATCTGAATCGCCAGTTCGCGGGTTGGCGCCATGACAATCGCACGCGGCTGATTCAGCTGGCGGTTATCAGGAATCGGGGTAGTCAGCAGGTGGTTAAAAGTGGCAACCAGGAAGGCGAGGGTTTTACCAGTGCCGGTTTGGGCCTGGCCGGCGATATCTTTTTTCTCAAGCAGTACCGGAAGGGAAAGCGCCTGGATTGGCGTACAATGCTCGAAGCCGTTTTCGTTAAGTGCCTGTTTGACCTCGTCACACAAGGGCAGGTCGGCAAATTTTTGTTGGGTTAAGTGTGTTTCGCTCATAGCGGCAGCATACCAGTTAGGGTTGCAATAAGATACTCGATCGTTTGAAATAGCGACAACAAATCGGTGGGCACTTGAATTCCTGTAAATCCGCCCCAATATACATGCTAAGCCATTCACAGACCAGCGATGGCATCATTTGGAGAACATCATGAGCGACAAAATTGTAACCCTGAGCGACGACAGCTTTGAAAACGACGTACTGAAGTCTGAACTGCCAGTTCTGGTAGACTTCTGGGCAGAATGGTGCGGCCCATGCAAAATGATCGCCCCAATTCTGGACGACGTAGCTGCCGAATACGAAGGTAAGGTTACAGTTGCCAAGCTGAACGTTGACCACAACAACGCCTCTCCCGCCAAGTATGGCGTGCGTGGTATCCCAACGCTGCTGATGTTCAAAGGCGGCGAGCTGGTAGCCACCAAAGTAGGCGCGCTGTCCAAGACTCAACTGAAAGAGTTCATCGACGCTCAGCTCTAATCTTCGCCTATCGGCGTGATGCCCGGCACACCTTTTAGCCATAAATGTGCCGGGCTGCCGTAAAATTCTGGACGCACCCGTGCATCGGTGCTACTTTAATAACCAGATTCTTATCGATTAACCCACTTCCTCGCAGTTCAATCTTTTCAATACCCTCTGTAAGCATTGCAGATTGAATGCGGCAAACTTTTCTCGCGTAAAAAGACCCATCACATGAACCTAAACGAACTGAAAAACATGTCCATCGCCGACCTGGTGGCCTTGGCGGAGAGCATGAATCTCGAAAATATGGCCCGTGCCCGCAAGCAGGACATCATTTTCTCCATCCTCAAAGCCCACGCCAAAAGCGGTGAAGACATCTTCGGTGGCGGTGTACTGGAAATCCTGCAAGACGGTTTTGGCTTCCTGCGCAGTGCCGATGGTTCTTACCTCGCCGGGCCGGACGATATCTACGTCTCACCCAGCCAGGTGCGTCGCTTCAACCTGCGAACGGGCGATACCATTGCCGGTAAAATCCGTCCTCCCAAAGAAGGCGAACGCTACTTTGCGCTGCTGAAAGTCAACGAAGTGAACTTCGATAAACCAGAAATCTCCCGCAACAAGATCCTGTTTGAAAACTTAACGCCCCTGCACGCCGAAGAGCGTCTGCGCATGGAGCGTGGTAACGGTTCTACCGAAGACATTACTGCCCGTATCCTGGATCTGTGCTCCCCTATCGGTAAAGGCCAGCGTGGTCTGATTGTGGCCCCGCCAAAAGCCGGTAAAACCATGCTGCTGCAGAACATTGCCCAGTCCATCAGCTACAACAACCCCGAAGTGGTGTTGATGGTGCTGCTGATTGACGAGCGTCCTGAAGAAGTGACCGAGATGCAGCGTCTGGTGCATGGCGAAGTAATTGCCTCAACCTTCGACGAGCCAGCCAGCCGCCACGTACAGGTTGCTGAAATGGTTATCGAAAAAGCCAAGCGCCTGGTTGAACACAAGAAAGACGTGGTTATTCTGCTCGACTCCATCACCCGTCTGGCCCGCGCCTACAACACAGTAGTACCTTCTTCAGGCAAGGTACTGACAGGTGGTGTGGATGCCAACGCCCTGCACCGTCCAAAGCGTTTCTTCGGTGCTGCCCGTAACATCGAAAACGGCGGCTCGCTGACCATCATCGCCACTGCCCTTATCGACACCGGCTCCAAGATGGACGAAGTGATTTACGAAGAATTCAAAGGCACGGGTAACCAGGAACTGCACCTGTCTCGCAAGGCCGCCGAGAAGCGCGTGTTCCCTGCGATTGACTTCAACCGCTCCGGTACCCGCCGCGAAGAGAAGCTGACCACCAGCGATGAGCTGCAGAAGATGTGGATCCTGCGTAAGATTTTGAACCCAATGGACGAAGTGTCGGCCATGGAGTTCCTTATCGACAAGCTGGCCATGACCAAGACCAACGACGAGTTCTTTACTGCGATGAAACGCGCCAAGTCGTAAACTGGTTTGCTATTAAAAACGCCGCTCACTGAGCGGCGTTTTTGTTTTTATGACTGCAGTGCCTCATCCAGCGCAGCCAGCCGCTCAGCCACCTTGTCTTTCAGCA
It encodes the following:
- the rhlB gene encoding ATP-dependent RNA helicase RhlB: MSETHLTQQKFADLPLCDEVKQALNENGFEHCTPIQALSLPVLLEKKDIAGQAQTGTGKTLAFLVATFNHLLTTPIPDNRQLNQPRAIVMAPTRELAIQIAKDATLLSKHSGLKVGIVYGGEGYETQRKVLDKGVDVLIGTTGRIIDYVRQGVINLSAIQAVVLDEADRMFDLGFIKDIRFLFRRMPDAKDRLNMLFSATLSMKVQELAYDHMNDPVKVEIAPEEKTSRNIKEEIFYPSMEDKLKLLHSLIEEDWPEKAIVFANTKYQCENLWASLEADGHRVGLLTGDVPQKKRLKILEQFTQSELDILVATDVAARGLHISDVSHVYNYDLPDDCEDYVHRIGRTGRAGQKGVSVSFACEEYALNLPAIEDYIKHSIPVTSYDRDALIDIPPPVKIHRKPHTGGRNLRDRNGSPRPSGAHRSGGGRPPRHDRTRRHS
- the trxA gene encoding thioredoxin TrxA; the protein is MSDKIVTLSDDSFENDVLKSELPVLVDFWAEWCGPCKMIAPILDDVAAEYEGKVTVAKLNVDHNNASPAKYGVRGIPTLLMFKGGELVATKVGALSKTQLKEFIDAQL
- the rho gene encoding transcription termination factor Rho, giving the protein MNLNELKNMSIADLVALAESMNLENMARARKQDIIFSILKAHAKSGEDIFGGGVLEILQDGFGFLRSADGSYLAGPDDIYVSPSQVRRFNLRTGDTIAGKIRPPKEGERYFALLKVNEVNFDKPEISRNKILFENLTPLHAEERLRMERGNGSTEDITARILDLCSPIGKGQRGLIVAPPKAGKTMLLQNIAQSISYNNPEVVLMVLLIDERPEEVTEMQRLVHGEVIASTFDEPASRHVQVAEMVIEKAKRLVEHKKDVVILLDSITRLARAYNTVVPSSGKVLTGGVDANALHRPKRFFGAARNIENGGSLTIIATALIDTGSKMDEVIYEEFKGTGNQELHLSRKAAEKRVFPAIDFNRSGTRREEKLTTSDELQKMWILRKILNPMDEVSAMEFLIDKLAMTKTNDEFFTAMKRAKS